Sequence from the Burkholderia cepacia genome:
CGACCAGTTCGCGGCCAGCGATCAGGTCGTGCGTTTCGCGGTCGCCCATACGCTCGTCTTCACGCTGTTTCCCGAATGGCTCAAGCAGCTCAACGGCGAAGTCGGCCACGTGACCGCACGCGTGAACGCGGTGAACGTGCCGGAAGGCGTGCAGCAGCTCGTCGAAGGGGAATGCGACCTGCTGCTCGGCTATCACCATCCGCAGTTGCCGATCGTGCTCGACCCGAACCACTTCCCGTTCGTCAGCCTCGGCGTCGAACGGATCCTGCCCGTATCGACGCCCGATGCGGCCGGCAAGCCCGTGTTCCAGCTGCCCGGCCGGCCGGGCGAGCCGTTGCCGCTGCTCGCGTATTCGTCGGGCGCATTCCTCGGCAACATCGTCGAGATGCTGCTGCTGAATGCAACCGAGCCGTACGTGCTGCACCGGTGCTTCGAGACGCACATGTCCGAGGCGTTGAAAGGCATGGTCGTGGCCGGGCACGGGATCGGCTGGCTGCCGGAAAGCTGCGTCGCGAAGGAGCTCGCGGAAGGCACGCTCGTGTGCGCGGGTTCCGGCGACTGGATCACCGAGCTCGAAATCCGCCTGTATCGGTCGGCCCGCAAGCGCGGGCTCGCGGCCGAGCAACTGTGGACGTACATCATGAACCGGCCGCGCGGCGCGGCGACGGCAACGGCCGCTCCGCCGGCGCCGGCGACGCGGGCCGCGAGACGGACTGCGAGCGGCGGCGGGCGGTAATGCAGGCCGGGCGGGTGCGGTGCCGTTGACCGGTTGCGCAGGGGAATATCGGCCCGCACCATTTCAAGCCAGCCTCTTCGTTGCGCTTCCATCAGGATGACGAATTTCCTGCCGGCCTGATCGCGCACGGCGCCCTGCCCGACTTGCCGCGCACCGAATTGGTCTGGCGATAGCACCTCCTCCTCGCGTTTCAGCGCGTCGCCTCCGGGACCATTCCCGGGATGCCGCGCCCACGCATGGGCAGGTTGCGTCGCCGCTCCCGGCCAATATTCAGTCGTAATCCGCTGCCAATAAGTAAATATCCCGTCGGCGTTAACACCGATGAGCCATTTCAAATGCCGAATATCAATCGGGCGCGAAAACCCCTTTTCCCGGACACGCCCGCCCCGTAGCCGCACGGGGATCTTTCACGAGATTTTCATTGAAATCACACAAATGCCATTTCGATATCACAAATGGAATACCCAATCATCAAAATCCCTCACCCTTGAAACCACGTCATTTATTCAACCAAACAACCAGGACCAAAAATACAATTCCACGCGCCAGCTCAAAACGCCCCCTTCCACATGACGGAAAATCTTCAATTGTCAGTCGTTATCAGTGATGCAAATTCACTCGCAACCCCATTAGCGGGCGCGGCCCCTCGAACATCCCGCGTCGCGCAATAAGGCAGACGGATGGGCGGCAAAATTTCCATTCGTCACGTCACGTCATCGGAACAAAGCGCGCGGCAACCTTCTTTCCATATTATGTTCTGCAAGTTGAAACGGCCACGCGAGGCAGCAATCCGGGGAGGTTTGTTTTTTCGGCCGTTATTGATCGCACGAAACCGCCGTCATTCCCATTTCAGATATTATGTTCCCGAACATCGCCACTTCCACGTCATGCACGGTATTTTATTAATCGACCCATGAAAGTGAATAGGCCGTTGGAAAATGGCGAATGGCCTTTGCGTTTTTTGTTCCGGAATGTATGCTTGCTATCAAACGCGAACGGAGGTCTCGATGTTATCTTCGTTTCGAAAGCACGCTGTTCCTGCTGCAGCCACTGCCGCTTCAATGCTTTGCATGGGCGTCGTGGCAATGGCCCAGACGGCCCCCGCGTCCGAGCCGGACACGCAGCGTTATGTGATTTCATACATCTGCGGTGACGCACGGATCGACGGCACGGCACCGCTTCCGCCCGACGGGCGTCCCTACAACCTGGGCGTGTCATTTGCTTCCGCCCAATCCGGCAATCCGCTCGTCAACGTTCAAGTGCGGCTGAGGCGCCACGGTCGCGTGCTCGTCGAATTCAACGCGACCGGGTCGCGCTGCCTGTTCAGCGTGCCCGACGCAAGTTACCGGATCGAGGGCACGTACCAGGGCGAAACGAAATTCGCGATCGTCGAAACAGGCGTGCTGAACACGCAACTGCGGTGGTAAGCGTTCCACCGGCAAAGGCATGGAATCGAGGAGCGATGCATGACCAGTGTGAATCGACAGCATATGCACTCCTCCGGCCATCCGAAACCGGGCTGGGGCCCGGGCAAGAACGCGGCGCTCAGCTTCGTGGCTTTTGCCGTGATTTTCGGCATATTCGCCTATGTCAAGCGGGATGTCGTCGACGAGGTTTCCACGGCATCGCACCAGGCATCCGGCGTGGTCGGCATATCAGTGAGGAGCACTGACAGGCCTGCTGTTGCATCGACGCCACCCACCGGCATGACGTCGCCGGTGACGATCGAAATCGAGCCGCAGGCCGCGCCGCGCGTCGACGCGCAGGCGACGGCACCGCCGCCCGTGCCCGCGCCCGCCCCACCTGTTGTCGCCGCGACCGACGCACATGCGGCGCATGCGGCACATGCGGCACATGCGGCACCGTCCGGCGGCGCCGTCAACGCAAGGCATGCCGGCATGCATCGCCAGCAGCATCAGCATCCACGGCCTCATGACGTTGCCAATACAAGGACACGCATGATTGTCACGGCAAGGCCGCATTCGTTCGGCGAAGACGGACACGCGCACACCGCAGGCGTCACGCACGAGGAGCTGGAGAGCGCACGTGCGCTCACGAAGGCGCGCTCGTGCGCGGTGCTCGAGCAATGGGGCTGTGTTGAACAGAACGCGAGCCGGGTGCTCGCCATCGACCCGCAGAACGGCGAATCGCGGGCACTGCTCGGGGAGGCCATCCGAAACCATCCTTGACGTTGTACTCGGGGAACCAGAATCACCAACAAACTCGACGGCAGATCGAGCGCATTGATCGGCGCACGACCGATCTAACCGTTTCGAAGTGAGGACACCCCGTGGCCAATATCAACAATCGCAGACTCACTGCCGTTCCGCGCAACCGGCGGATTCTTCTGCAGACGCCGCTCATGCTGCTGCTGGTTGCATCCGGTGCCTGCGTCGCCGCCGAAGGCGGAGCCGAGTCAAGCCAACCCCGCAACGTCGCCGAGGCGCAAGGCGCCCCGCGCGCGCAACCGGCCGACGCAGCAGCCGTGCGCGACGAAGTGTTCGGTCTCGCGTCGAGCGGCGGCGCGGTCAAGGCGCTCGACGAGGCGAAGTCCCGGCCCGACGTCTTTTCCGCATTCGATCTCGCGCGGCTCGAGGAACTGTCGATTCGCCAGCAGGTGCGCGGCGGACGCGACAAGTCGCGCTCGATGACGAGCCCCGACCGCTTCGACGGGATCGACAGCGCGCTGCGCGCGGCGGACGAGCTCAACGCGAAAATGCCGATCACGCCCGAGTATTCGCCGGTCAGGACGGCGCTCGCCGGCGACCGGACGGTCGCCTACGCCGCGCGCGGCGACATGAAAAAGGCGGTGGCGTCGTTCGAAACGATCCCGCCCGACGCGGAGATTTCGATCGATGCGCTGGCGGGCGCGGGCGACGCCTATCTGTACCTGGGTGAGCCGGGCAAGG
This genomic interval carries:
- a CDS encoding LysR substrate-binding domain-containing protein, coding for MEAKWLEDFLSLADTKSFSRAARHRHLTQSAFSRRIAALETWMDAKLVDRSINPITLTPAGQMFRGLAADILRSMYAARNLVNGYDQFAASDQVVRFAVAHTLVFTLFPEWLKQLNGEVGHVTARVNAVNVPEGVQQLVEGECDLLLGYHHPQLPIVLDPNHFPFVSLGVERILPVSTPDAAGKPVFQLPGRPGEPLPLLAYSSGAFLGNIVEMLLLNATEPYVLHRCFETHMSEALKGMVVAGHGIGWLPESCVAKELAEGTLVCAGSGDWITELEIRLYRSARKRGLAAEQLWTYIMNRPRGAATATAAPPAPATRAARRTASGGGR